The window GCAGGGCTGGAAGGAGGCGACGGCGCTGTTCGTCGCCAACGTCCGCGAGGTCATCGCGCGGACGACGCCGGATCGGGCGGCGTAAGCTCATGGGAAGCTTCGCCACAGAGGCCGGCTTCCCTTGCCAACGACGCCTTCAGGCGAACAGCAGCGCCTTCTCGACGTCCGACAGGCTTTCCAGCAGCGCGCGGGACAGCGGGCCGGGAGCGAGCGGGCGGGGCGGGGTCATGCGCTCCTCGGCGGCGCGCGACCACGCCGGCGGGATCGCAGGCTGAGGGGCGCGCGGCGGAAGCTGCGGCGCGGCGCGTTGCGCGCGCGCCTGCATGCGGGCCTGCGCGGCGCGGATGCGCGCCTCGCGCTTCGCTTCCCGCGTCGCGGCCGCGTCGTCGGCCGGCGGCGTCCGGACGGGCTCGGGAGCGGAAGCCGGCTCCGGCTTCGGCTCATCGACCGCTTTGGGAGCCCGAGCGAAGGTCAGCTGCGGGGGCGGAAGGCGGGCCGGCTCGGGGACGACCTCCGGGGCGGCGAGGGCGGACGCCTCGGGCGTGGAAGCGGGCTCGGCCTCGGGCGGTTGCGCGACGCCAGCCGCGACGTTCCGGACGGCGGCGATGGCGCGCTCGAGCGTCGCGATGCGGCTGACCGCCAGTTCGACGCGCTCCTCCGCCTCGGCCGGCGCGTCGAGGGCGGACCGCAGCCGCGAGGCGGCGTCCGCGAGCTTCGCGAGCGTCGGCGCGATGCGCTCGATCTGTGGTTCGGGCTCCGGCGGCGGCGGCGCGGGCAGGACGCGCGTTTCGGCGATGCGGCCCTCGAGCCGGCCGAGCGCCTCGAGGATCTCGCCGGTGTCGGCGGCCCGGTTGCGCCGGGCGAACTCAGCCAGGAACCAGCGGCCGCGCTCCGTCTCCATGACCGCCTGCTCGATCGACTCGTAGTCGTCGAGGGTGAGCGGGGAGGGAGGGTTCATCGCACTGGGCTCCGCTGCGCCGGGCGGGAGGGGTCCCAAACGCCGCGCAACGCTTGAGCCTTACAGGGATTCGCCCAACTTGTGAGCCGCCTCCGATCGTTCTAGGCGCGTCATCCCCAGAGCGCGGGCGAGGGGGGACGCAGCAGGCTGCCCTCGTAGACCAGGCCGTGCTCGCGGTCGCGAGCGAGCAGCAGCGGACCGTCGAGATCGACCACCGCCGCGCCCTGCGCCACCAGCACCGCCGGCGCCATGGCGAGCGAGGACGCCAGCATGCAGCCGACCATGAGCGTGAGCCCCGCGTCCCGCGCGTCCGCGGCCAGCGCCAGCGCCTCGGTGAGGCCGCCGGTCTTGTCGAGCTTGACGTTGATCGCGTCGTAGCGGCCCAGCAGATGCACGAGGCTCGCGCGGTCGTGGGCGCTTTCGTCGGCGCAGACCGGGATTGGCCGCTCGATCGTCGCGAGCAGGGCGTCGTCCGCCGCCGGCAGCGGCTGCTCCACGAGGGTTACGCGGGCCTCGGCGCAGGCGGCGAGGTTCCGGGCGAGCGCGGCGCCGGTCCAGCCTTCGTTGGCGTCCACGATCAGCTCCGCGTTGGGCGCTCCGGCGCGCACGGCGGCGATGCGGGCGGGATCGAGATCGTCGGCGCCGCCAAGCTTCACCTTCAGCAGCGGGCGCGCCGCCGCCGTCTCGGCCGCGGCGCGCATGCTCTCCGGCGTCCCAAGGCTCAGCGTATAGGCGGTGATCAGCGGCGCGGGCTCCGGCAATCCTGCGATCGCCGCCACGGTCGCGCCCGCGCGCTTCGCCTCGAGGTCCCAAAAGGCGCAGTCGAGCGCGTTGCGCGCGGCCCCGGCGGGGAGCCGCGCCTGCAGGGCGGCGCGGTCGAGGCCGGCCGCGATCTCCGGGCCGAGGCCCTCGATCTCGACCTTCACGCCGTCGGCGGACTCTCCATAGCGGGAGTAGGGGCGACACTCGCCACGGCCGCGGTGGCGGCCGTCGGTCAGTTCGACGACGACGGTGACCACCTCGGTCACCGCGCCGCGCGCGATCGCGAAGGAGCCGGCGATCGGCCAGCGTTCGATGCGGGCCTCGAGCGTCACGGGCATCTGGCGAACCTTCGGGCGGGGCGGGGGGAGGCGACCGTGGCCCAGCGGCCGCCCGAGCTCAAGCCCGGGCCTCGCCCCTCGCCCTCACTCCGCCGCCGCGCGCGCCGCTTCGATCTCGATCGACGCCTGCACGCGCTTGTCCTGCGCGGTCGTCAGCCGCTCCATCTTGCGCAGGTCGGACTCCGACAGGTTGAGCGCGGTCTCGACCCATAGCTCCGTCACGTCGCGCAGCTCCTCGTAGGGCACCGGCGTCACACGTCGGCCGGCGCGGTAGATCGCCGAGAGGCCGTTGTGGCGGCGCAGATTGCGCGC is drawn from Methylopila sp. 73B and contains these coding sequences:
- the dgcA gene encoding N-acetyl-D-Glu racemase DgcA is translated as MPVTLEARIERWPIAGSFAIARGAVTEVVTVVVELTDGRHRGRGECRPYSRYGESADGVKVEIEGLGPEIAAGLDRAALQARLPAGAARNALDCAFWDLEAKRAGATVAAIAGLPEPAPLITAYTLSLGTPESMRAAAETAAARPLLKVKLGGADDLDPARIAAVRAGAPNAELIVDANEGWTGAALARNLAACAEARVTLVEQPLPAADDALLATIERPIPVCADESAHDRASLVHLLGRYDAINVKLDKTGGLTEALALAADARDAGLTLMVGCMLASSLAMAPAVLVAQGAAVVDLDGPLLLARDREHGLVYEGSLLRPPSPALWG